One Nitrospirae bacterium YQR-1 DNA window includes the following coding sequences:
- the rpmG gene encoding 50S ribosomal protein L33, protein MRDIILLQCTECKSKNYATRKNKKNTTEKILMKKYCKFERRHTDHKETKS, encoded by the coding sequence ATGAGAGATATTATACTGCTACAATGTACGGAATGTAAGAGCAAGAACTATGCAACAAGAAAAAACAAAAAAAACACGACCGAAAAAATATTGATGAAAAAATATTGCAAATTTGAACGCCGTCACACAGACCACAAGGAGACAAAATCTTAA
- a CDS encoding elongation factor Tu → NISIRVELIAPIAMEKELRFAIREGGRTVGAGVVTEVLE, encoded by the coding sequence AACATAAGCATAAGAGTAGAGTTGATAGCGCCCATAGCAATGGAGAAGGAGCTGCGTTTTGCTATCCGTGAAGGTGGCAGAACGGTTGGTGCCGGCGTTGTTACAGAGGTTTTGGAGTAA
- the secE gene encoding preprotein translocase subunit SecE produces MIERIKAFLKEVKIETKKVVFPGREELIGSTWVVLIFVIILSFFLGIVDLGLTKIMQNLIR; encoded by the coding sequence ATGATTGAAAGAATAAAGGCTTTTTTGAAAGAAGTTAAGATTGAAACAAAGAAGGTTGTATTTCCAGGGCGAGAGGAACTTATCGGTTCTACCTGGGTAGTGTTGATTTTTGTTATAATACTATCATTTTTCTTAGGTATTGTTGATTTGGGTTTAACTAAGATAATGCAGAATTTGATAAGGTAG